One genomic window of Borreliella burgdorferi B31 includes the following:
- a CDS encoding MinD/ParA family protein: MTKIIPVASGKGGVGKTSFVANVGYKLSSLGKTVILVDLDLGGSNLHTCLGVKNKGVGIGSFINKKSKSFSDLVCKTSYDKLYLIPGDALYTGTANLPFSIKKKIIESIQKDLIADFIFLDLGSGTSYNTIDFYLASYSGVIVTIPETPSILNAYSFLKNALYRLLYLGFPQKSPERDYIGNFFKDKIEGTNLGFKDLVVGIELISLSSSLKVKRMMNNFYPRVVLNRIETSEEIAMCENLINVVKNNINIPIEFIGFVPFAKSFREAINNRVPFIDFEKNSKLNKYFEFIAGNLIKSPIEGSPYIYDDIYDMIKDQSRFIRK; encoded by the coding sequence ATGACTAAAATTATTCCTGTGGCAAGTGGCAAAGGCGGTGTTGGAAAAACATCTTTTGTTGCAAATGTTGGTTATAAGCTTTCTAGTTTGGGTAAAACTGTAATACTTGTTGACCTTGATCTTGGTGGCTCTAATCTACATACGTGTTTGGGGGTTAAAAATAAGGGTGTGGGCATTGGTTCTTTTATTAATAAAAAGAGTAAAAGTTTTTCAGATTTAGTATGTAAAACATCTTATGATAAGCTTTATCTTATTCCAGGTGATGCTCTTTATACGGGAACAGCTAATCTTCCTTTTTCTATTAAGAAAAAGATTATAGAATCCATTCAAAAAGATCTTATTGCTGATTTTATTTTTTTAGATTTGGGATCTGGAACTTCTTATAATACAATAGATTTTTATTTGGCATCTTACAGCGGTGTAATTGTTACAATACCAGAAACCCCTTCCATACTTAATGCTTATTCTTTTTTAAAGAATGCTCTTTATCGTCTTTTATATTTAGGATTTCCGCAAAAAAGCCCCGAACGGGATTATATTGGTAATTTTTTTAAAGATAAGATTGAGGGGACAAACCTTGGATTTAAAGATTTGGTTGTTGGGATTGAACTTATTTCTTTGAGTTCCTCTTTGAAAGTTAAGAGGATGATGAATAATTTTTATCCTAGAGTGGTGCTAAATAGAATAGAAACTAGTGAAGAGATTGCTATGTGTGAAAATTTGATTAATGTTGTTAAGAATAATATTAATATACCAATAGAGTTTATAGGTTTTGTGCCTTTTGCAAAAAGTTTCAGAGAGGCTATTAATAATAGAGTTCCATTTATTGATTTTGAGAAAAATTCAAAGTTGAATAAATATTTTGAATTCATAGCTGGTAATTTAATTAAATCTCCTATTGAAGGGTCTCCTTATATTTACGATGACATATACGATATGATTAAAGATCAAAGTCGATTTATTAGAAAATAA
- a CDS encoding L-cystine transporter, producing MDKISILYTLINIIIMLILISIVYLCKRKNVSFTKRVFIALAIGIVFGMTIQYFYGTNSEITNETINWISILGDGYVRLLKMIIIPLIITSIISAIIKLTNSKDVGKMSLLVILTLVFTAGIAAIIGIFTALALGLTAEGLQAGTIEILQSEKLQKGLEILNQTTITKKITDLIPQNIFEDFAGLRKNSTIGVVIFSAIIGIAALKTSIKKPESIEFFKKIILTLQDIILGVVTLILKLTPYAILALMTKITATSEIKSIIKLGEFVIASYIAIGLTFLMHMTLIAINKLNPITFIKKIFPALSFAFISRSSAATIPINIEIQTKNLGVSEGIANLSSSFGTSIGQNGCAALHPAMLAIMIAPTQGINPTDISFILTLIGLIIITSFGAAGAGGGATTASLMVLSAMNFPVGLVGLVISVEPIIDMGRTAVNVGGSMLAGVISAKQLKQFNHNIYNQKELVNK from the coding sequence ATGGATAAAATAAGTATATTATATACATTAATCAATATTATAATAATGCTTATTCTAATAAGCATAGTTTATCTTTGTAAAAGAAAAAATGTTTCTTTTACAAAAAGAGTGTTTATAGCGTTAGCAATCGGAATAGTATTTGGAATGACCATTCAATATTTTTATGGAACAAATTCAGAAATAACAAACGAAACTATAAATTGGATAAGTATTTTGGGCGATGGATACGTAAGGCTCCTTAAAATGATTATAATCCCCTTAATAATAACATCAATAATCTCTGCAATAATAAAACTAACCAATAGTAAAGATGTTGGGAAAATGAGCCTACTTGTAATATTAACACTAGTATTTACAGCAGGTATTGCTGCCATAATTGGCATTTTCACTGCTTTAGCATTGGGATTAACAGCCGAAGGACTACAAGCGGGAACCATCGAAATTTTACAAAGTGAAAAATTGCAAAAAGGCCTTGAAATATTAAATCAAACAACAATCACAAAAAAAATCACAGATCTTATTCCACAAAATATATTTGAAGATTTTGCAGGGCTTAGAAAAAACTCAACCATCGGGGTCGTGATATTTTCAGCTATCATAGGAATAGCCGCCCTTAAAACATCTATCAAAAAGCCAGAATCAATAGAATTTTTTAAAAAAATAATATTAACACTCCAAGACATAATATTAGGTGTAGTAACTTTGATTTTAAAACTAACGCCTTATGCTATATTAGCTTTAATGACAAAAATTACAGCAACCAGCGAAATCAAAAGCATAATAAAGCTTGGAGAATTTGTAATTGCTTCCTACATTGCCATAGGTCTTACATTTCTTATGCATATGACATTAATTGCAATAAATAAATTAAACCCAATTACTTTTATAAAAAAAATATTCCCAGCACTATCATTTGCATTCATATCTAGGTCGAGTGCTGCAACCATACCCATTAATATAGAAATTCAAACTAAAAATCTGGGAGTAAGCGAAGGAATAGCAAATTTATCAAGCTCCTTTGGAACATCAATTGGGCAAAATGGTTGTGCAGCACTACACCCCGCTATGCTTGCAATAATGATAGCACCAACTCAGGGAATAAACCCCACAGATATTTCATTTATACTCACACTTATTGGATTAATAATAATAACTTCATTTGGAGCTGCTGGCGCTGGTGGAGGCGCAACAACAGCCTCACTAATGGTGCTCTCAGCAATGAACTTTCCAGTGGGATTGGTAGGACTTGTAATATCTGTTGAGCCTATAATTGACATGGGAAGAACAGCTGTTAATGTAGGCGGCTCAATGCTTGCAGGCGTTATATCTGCTAAACAGCTCAAACAATTCAACCATAATATATACAACCAAAAAGAGCTTGTAAACAAATAA
- a CDS encoding glucose-6-phosphate isomerase, with protein sequence MLNYKNLNELENFKILEGIAPEVLKTALTGKRIKEYDITIEGDSVHYNYASKQINETHLKIFQNLSDEANLIEKYKEVLDGEKINISENRKVLHHLTRGQIGKDVIEDNKENMREFFQSELEKIYNFAKQIHSGNIKSSNGKKFKNVVQIGIGGSSLGPKALYSSIKNYAKKHNLALMNGYFISNIDPDESEEVLSSINVDETLFIIVSKSGNTLETKANMQFLINKLKLNGIKEYKKQMVIITLKDSMLAIEEKGYLEYFFMHDSIGGRFSPTSAVGLTLLTLCFTEKVAKEILKGANEADKKSLNKNVKDNASLLAALISIYERNVLNYSSNCIIAYSKAMENFYLHLQQLEMESNGKSVNRFNETINYKTVRIIWGGIGTDVQHSFFQMLHQGTDIVPMDFIGFNETQLKEDVISDNSSSNDKLKANLIAQIIAFSKGKENSNKNKNFQGERPSALIYSKELTPYAIGAILSHYENKVMFEGFLLNINSFDQEGVQLGKIIANQILKNDNFKDEVIESYSKKILKKF encoded by the coding sequence ATGTTAAATTACAAAAATCTTAATGAACTTGAAAATTTTAAAATCCTTGAAGGTATTGCTCCAGAAGTGCTCAAAACGGCATTAACTGGAAAAAGGATAAAAGAATACGACATTACAATAGAAGGAGATAGTGTACATTATAACTATGCTTCAAAACAAATTAATGAAACCCACCTTAAAATTTTTCAAAATTTAAGCGATGAAGCAAATTTAATAGAAAAATATAAAGAAGTGCTTGATGGGGAAAAGATCAATATTAGTGAAAATAGAAAAGTCCTGCATCACCTTACAAGAGGGCAAATTGGTAAGGACGTAATAGAAGACAATAAAGAAAATATGAGAGAGTTTTTCCAATCAGAACTTGAAAAAATATATAATTTTGCAAAGCAAATTCATTCTGGGAACATTAAAAGTTCAAATGGCAAAAAGTTTAAAAATGTAGTTCAAATAGGAATTGGTGGATCTAGCCTGGGGCCAAAAGCTCTTTACAGCTCAATAAAAAATTATGCAAAAAAACACAATCTAGCCCTAATGAATGGTTATTTTATTTCAAACATTGATCCAGACGAATCAGAAGAAGTATTAAGCAGCATTAATGTTGATGAAACGCTTTTTATTATTGTCTCAAAAAGTGGAAATACATTAGAAACTAAAGCTAATATGCAATTCTTAATAAACAAATTAAAATTAAATGGCATAAAAGAATATAAAAAACAAATGGTCATTATAACACTAAAAGATAGCATGTTGGCAATAGAAGAAAAAGGATATCTTGAATATTTCTTCATGCATGACTCAATAGGTGGAAGATTTTCTCCAACATCAGCAGTTGGACTTACACTACTTACTCTTTGCTTCACAGAAAAAGTTGCAAAAGAAATTCTAAAAGGAGCCAATGAGGCTGACAAAAAATCATTAAACAAAAACGTAAAAGACAATGCATCTCTCTTGGCAGCACTAATTAGCATATATGAAAGAAATGTTCTAAATTACAGTAGCAACTGCATCATTGCTTATTCTAAAGCAATGGAAAATTTTTATCTTCATTTACAACAACTTGAAATGGAGAGTAATGGAAAAAGTGTAAACAGATTTAATGAAACAATAAACTACAAAACTGTAAGAATAATTTGGGGAGGCATTGGAACAGATGTTCAACACTCATTCTTTCAAATGCTTCACCAAGGAACGGATATAGTTCCAATGGATTTCATAGGTTTTAATGAAACACAACTTAAAGAAGATGTAATATCTGATAACAGCTCAAGCAATGATAAATTAAAAGCAAATTTAATAGCCCAAATAATAGCATTTTCAAAAGGTAAAGAAAATAGCAATAAAAATAAAAATTTCCAAGGCGAGAGACCTTCTGCACTAATATATTCAAAAGAATTAACACCTTATGCAATAGGAGCAATACTCTCCCATTATGAAAATAAAGTAATGTTTGAGGGATTTTTATTAAATATAAACTCATTCGACCAAGAAGGAGTTCAGCTAGGAAAAATTATTGCAAATCAAATTTTAAAAAATGACAATTTTAAAGATGAAGTAATAGAATCTTATTCTAAAAAAATTCTAAAAAAATTTTAA
- a CDS encoding CoA-disulfide reductase — MKIIIIGGTSAGTSAAAKANRLNKKLDITIYEKTNIVSFGTCGLPYFVGGFFDNPNTMISRTQEEFEKTGISVKTNHEVIKVDAKNNTIVIKNQKTGTIFNNTYDQLMIATGAKPIIPPINNINLENFHTLKNLEDGQKIKKLMDREEIKNIVIIGGGYIGIEMVEAAKNKRKNVRLIQLDKHILIDSFDEEIVTIMEEELTKKGVNLHTNEFVKSLIGEKKAEGVVTNKNTYQADAVILATGIKPDTEFLENQLKTTKNGAIIVNEYGETSIKNIFSAGDCATIYNIVSKKNEYIPLATTANKLGRIVGENLAGNHTAFKGTLGSASIKILSLEAARTGLTEKDAKKLQIKYKTIFVKDKNHTNYYPGQEDLYIKLIYEENTKIILGAQAIGKNGAVIRIHALSIAIYSKLTTKELGMMDFSYSPPFSRTWDILNIAGNAAK; from the coding sequence ATGAAAATAATAATTATTGGGGGCACATCAGCAGGAACTAGTGCCGCAGCTAAAGCAAACCGCTTAAACAAAAAGCTAGACATTACTATCTATGAAAAAACAAATATTGTATCTTTTGGAACCTGTGGCCTGCCTTACTTTGTGGGGGGATTCTTTGACAACCCCAATACAATGATCTCAAGAACACAAGAAGAATTCGAAAAAACTGGAATCTCTGTTAAAACTAACCACGAAGTTATCAAAGTAGATGCAAAAAACAATACAATTGTAATAAAAAATCAAAAAACAGGAACCATTTTTAACAATACTTACGATCAACTTATGATAGCAACTGGTGCAAAACCTATTATTCCACCAATCAATAATATCAATCTAGAAAATTTTCATACTCTGAAAAATTTAGAAGACGGTCAAAAAATAAAAAAATTAATGGATAGAGAAGAGATTAAAAATATAGTGATAATTGGTGGTGGATACATTGGAATTGAAATGGTAGAAGCAGCAAAAAATAAAAGAAAAAATGTAAGATTAATTCAACTAGATAAGCACATACTCATAGATTCCTTTGACGAAGAAATAGTCACAATAATGGAAGAAGAACTAACAAAAAAGGGGGTTAATCTTCATACAAATGAGTTTGTAAAAAGTTTAATAGGAGAAAAAAAGGCAGAAGGAGTAGTAACAAACAAAAATACTTATCAAGCTGACGCTGTTATACTTGCTACCGGAATAAAACCTGACACTGAATTTTTAGAAAACCAGCTTAAAACTACTAAAAATGGAGCAATAATTGTAAATGAGTATGGCGAAACTAGCATAAAAAATATTTTTTCTGCAGGAGATTGTGCAACTATTTATAATATAGTAAGTAAAAAAAATGAATACATACCCTTGGCAACAACAGCCAACAAACTTGGAAGAATAGTTGGTGAAAATTTAGCTGGGAATCATACAGCATTTAAAGGCACATTGGGCTCAGCTTCAATTAAAATACTATCTTTAGAAGCTGCAAGAACAGGACTTACAGAAAAAGATGCAAAAAAGCTCCAAATAAAATATAAAACGATTTTTGTAAAGGACAAAAATCATACAAATTATTATCCAGGCCAAGAAGATCTTTATATTAAATTAATTTATGAGGAAAATACCAAAATAATCCTTGGGGCACAAGCAATAGGAAAAAATGGAGCCGTAATAAGAATTCATGCTTTATCAATTGCAATCTATTCAAAACTTACAACAAAAGAGCTAGGGATGATGGATTTCTCATATTCCCCACCCTTCTCAAGAACTTGGGATATATTAAATATTGCTGGCAATGCTGCCAAATAG
- a CDS encoding ParB N-terminal domain-containing protein has translation MLIDIDQIKIKKRIRKNIGDIETLKNSIIKHGLIYPIIIDKNKNLIAGLRRYQALKEIGYKEIEVKVISIENKKTLLEIELDENNVRKSFTRSEANEGEAYLKIYSESNIIIRFLKFIILKIKNMCKIRNRKI, from the coding sequence ATGTTAATAGATATCGATCAAATAAAAATAAAAAAAAGAATTAGAAAAAATATAGGAGACATTGAAACTCTTAAAAACAGTATTATAAAACATGGATTAATTTATCCAATAATAATAGATAAAAATAAAAACTTGATAGCAGGACTTAGAAGATATCAGGCCTTAAAAGAAATAGGCTATAAAGAAATTGAAGTAAAGGTAATCTCAATTGAAAACAAAAAAACTTTACTTGAAATTGAACTTGATGAGAATAATGTTAGAAAATCATTCACAAGAAGCGAGGCAAACGAAGGAGAAGCTTACTTAAAAATTTATTCTGAAAGCAATATAATAATAAGATTCCTTAAATTTATTATCTTAAAAATTAAAAACATGTGTAAAATAAGAAATAGAAAAATTTAA
- a CDS encoding ATP-dependent 6-phosphofructokinase, translating to MYRIKNENLDFKIDSLGECKQNNPLIDFYASEGSSHFVNEKNKIKFSVYRNEDKGDRYEDVLLEKAGPREKIYFVPRHVKAAITTCGGLCPGFNDVIRSIVRTLWKIYGVRNIYGVKFGYQGLLPESNSPFINLNPDVVDDINKFGGTILGSSRGGIKPVEIVDTLERMNINMIFNIGGDGTQKGSLLIAEEIEKRNLKIAVVGIPKTVDNDFMFVQKSFGFETAVEQAVAAVAGAHFEANSAYNGIGLVKVMGRDSGFIAAHTALSSNDVNFCLIPELDFDIEGPNGFLVHLERRLLEKESLEEIPHAVILIAEGAGQKYFDHFPKKKDDSGNLLYEDIGLYIKDKITEYFKAKNIQFTLKYIDPSYIIRSSPANASDSLYCARLGSNAVHAAMAGKTKMLISLWSTKFVHIPIKMAVIDRNKVNPNGSFWRDVLSSTGQPISMKN from the coding sequence GTGTATAGAATTAAAAATGAAAATTTAGATTTTAAAATAGATAGCTTGGGAGAATGCAAGCAAAACAATCCTTTGATTGATTTTTATGCTAGTGAGGGTTCTTCCCATTTTGTTAATGAAAAAAATAAAATCAAGTTTAGTGTATATAGGAATGAGGATAAGGGAGATAGGTATGAAGATGTTCTTTTAGAAAAAGCTGGGCCTAGAGAAAAAATTTATTTTGTGCCCAGGCATGTTAAAGCTGCTATTACTACTTGTGGTGGGCTTTGTCCTGGTTTTAACGATGTTATTCGCTCTATTGTGCGAACTTTATGGAAAATATATGGGGTTCGCAATATTTATGGAGTAAAATTTGGATATCAAGGGCTTCTTCCTGAGTCAAATTCACCTTTTATTAATCTTAATCCAGATGTTGTTGATGATATTAATAAATTTGGAGGTACTATTCTTGGTTCTTCAAGGGGTGGTATTAAGCCTGTGGAAATAGTTGATACTTTAGAGAGAATGAACATTAATATGATTTTTAACATTGGCGGGGATGGTACTCAAAAGGGGTCTCTTCTTATTGCTGAGGAGATAGAAAAAAGAAATTTAAAAATAGCAGTTGTGGGCATTCCTAAAACCGTAGACAATGATTTTATGTTTGTTCAAAAATCTTTTGGATTTGAGACTGCTGTAGAACAAGCTGTTGCAGCTGTTGCTGGTGCTCATTTTGAAGCTAATAGTGCTTATAATGGCATTGGACTTGTTAAAGTTATGGGACGGGATTCTGGCTTTATTGCTGCTCATACCGCACTTTCTTCTAATGATGTTAATTTTTGTTTAATCCCAGAACTTGATTTTGACATAGAAGGTCCTAATGGATTTCTTGTTCATCTTGAAAGACGACTTTTAGAGAAAGAAAGCTTAGAAGAGATTCCCCATGCAGTAATATTGATAGCAGAAGGAGCAGGCCAAAAATATTTTGATCATTTTCCTAAGAAGAAAGACGATTCTGGGAATTTGCTTTATGAGGATATTGGGCTTTATATTAAAGATAAAATTACAGAATATTTTAAAGCAAAAAATATACAATTTACTCTTAAATACATTGATCCCAGCTATATTATTAGAAGTTCACCTGCTAATGCCAGTGATTCGCTTTATTGTGCTAGGCTTGGGTCGAATGCTGTGCATGCTGCAATGGCTGGTAAGACAAAAATGTTGATTAGTTTATGGAGTACAAAATTTGTTCATATACCTATTAAGATGGCAGTAATTGACAGAAATAAGGTTAATCCAAATGGTTCTTTTTGGAGAGATGTTCTTTCAAGTACGGGGCAACCAATTAGCATGAAGAATTAA
- the plzA gene encoding c-di-GMP-binding receptor PlzA, with the protein MLLSRKIRDYGAKYRGKEIKMSTEINSFLNLRNTIEMRIGSYTAFGVIYSISMDSLKLIFQEDTVLPALAKNKNLGSIQLKKNSDSKSSAAFFPFLSVKLLSASAYSSLNKEYNLLTLEFLSPAPEEIAIKVGKLLDLKLGQNQRIHERIIIDKDSIRKLKIDSDKAFIKFNGAKHKCLIKDLSYGGALVISSFDYGDVEEDAIDLIFSFEFIDGEIFIEGKSKSLSVIQTPSGKVFALGIAFDEDKIPLEYTMLIHDYFN; encoded by the coding sequence ATGCTTTTATCTAGAAAAATAAGAGATTATGGGGCTAAGTATAGGGGTAAAGAGATTAAAATGAGCACAGAGATAAATAGTTTTTTAAATCTTCGCAATACTATTGAGATGAGAATAGGCTCTTATACCGCTTTTGGAGTAATTTATTCTATTTCTATGGATTCTCTTAAGCTTATTTTTCAAGAAGATACAGTATTGCCCGCTTTGGCTAAAAATAAAAATTTAGGCTCTATTCAACTTAAGAAAAATTCAGATTCTAAGAGTAGTGCAGCTTTTTTCCCTTTTTTGTCTGTAAAACTATTGAGTGCTTCTGCTTATTCTTCTTTGAATAAAGAATACAATTTATTAACATTAGAATTTTTATCTCCTGCACCAGAAGAGATTGCTATTAAAGTTGGAAAGCTTCTTGATTTAAAGCTTGGGCAAAATCAGAGAATTCATGAGAGGATTATTATCGATAAAGATTCTATTAGAAAGCTAAAAATTGATTCTGATAAAGCTTTTATCAAGTTTAATGGAGCAAAACATAAATGCTTAATAAAAGATTTATCTTATGGGGGTGCTTTAGTAATTTCTTCTTTTGATTATGGGGATGTCGAGGAAGATGCAATTGATTTGATTTTTAGTTTTGAATTTATAGATGGAGAAATTTTTATTGAAGGTAAATCAAAAAGCTTAAGCGTTATTCAGACTCCCAGCGGAAAGGTTTTTGCGCTTGGTATTGCTTTTGATGAAGATAAAATACCACTTGAGTATACTATGTTGATCCATGATTATTTCAATTAA
- a CDS encoding penicillin-binding protein 1A translates to MKLNSPNLKKINTHKLLIYLTYFAVSFSIITLSLAVSKTINIQKDKNFGYVNPAVPSRLLDINGKQITQFISDENRELMPLRKMPDNLINTLLIREDIGFFSHRGFSLIGIFRAAFNIVLGRYFSGGSTLTQQLAKLLYTNQARRSILRKLHEIWWAIQLEKKLSKYEILEKYLNKVYFGNGNYGIVAASKFFFGKSVNKINTAESVMMIIQLPNAKLYSPLYNPEFSKKIQRAVLNQVVSNGIVKAEIAEKEFNEYWQNYDWTRMADTSAISNKKDQAPYFSEYIRQKILKYLPDGANIYKDGYSIYSTLDLEAQKYADKVTNDMINKARTMHNLNRSSETIIINSEIVPVVDAISDLLGIKNLRINGRQYKKLRKRKFYEDNIDLIASFGAILGIDKIDKATKEYIIKNKLTPKLIAQPEGAMIAIDTTSGAIRAMVGGSGHTKDNEFNRATQAKVQPGSAFKALYFAAAIDLKKITAATMFSDSPVAFLNKNGEVYAPGNYGGKWRGNVLTRQALALSLNIPALRILDRLGFDSAISYSSKLLGITDPKEIEKTFPKVYPLALGVISVSPIQMARAFAILGNSGSEIEPYGIRYIEDRAGRIITNEEASILAKIKNKEHQTQIVSPQTAYIITDMMKSTIQYGTLANQRYTNLKNFKSDIAGKSGTTQNWADGWAIGYSPYITTAFWVGFDKKGYSLGISGTGTGLAGPSWGEFMAEYHKNLPKKVFVKPAGIISIPVQAETGLLPEEIADEKIINELFISGTQPVEKSKYYENKQEFKNTIEFNIYGIDEINNNDEINFDTPEFEYLDNNLESFNNNSNNDNNLESFNNNNNDLESINDNEENKNEDEIEMNIEEPLNEIENKNPQQDLVNNNNNQEMLIENTKEIKDEVIVNETNIETQSTKELNSNNNENEKINNKDVNGEDIQLD, encoded by the coding sequence ATGAAATTGAATAGCCCTAATTTGAAAAAAATAAATACGCATAAGCTGCTTATATATTTAACATATTTCGCAGTTAGCTTTTCTATTATCACACTCTCATTAGCAGTATCTAAGACTATAAACATACAAAAAGATAAAAATTTCGGATATGTAAATCCAGCAGTTCCTTCAAGACTTTTAGATATTAATGGAAAACAAATAACTCAATTTATATCTGATGAGAACAGAGAATTAATGCCTTTGAGAAAAATGCCTGACAATCTAATTAATACGCTTTTGATACGGGAAGATATTGGTTTTTTTTCTCATCGAGGTTTTTCCTTGATAGGAATATTTAGAGCCGCATTTAATATTGTTCTTGGCAGATATTTTTCAGGCGGCAGCACATTAACCCAACAACTTGCAAAGCTTCTCTACACAAATCAAGCAAGAAGATCTATTTTGAGAAAATTACATGAAATATGGTGGGCAATTCAACTTGAAAAAAAACTCTCAAAATACGAAATACTAGAGAAGTACCTTAATAAAGTTTATTTTGGAAACGGAAACTATGGAATAGTTGCAGCATCAAAATTCTTTTTTGGCAAAAGTGTAAATAAAATCAATACAGCAGAATCAGTAATGATGATAATCCAGCTTCCAAATGCAAAACTTTATTCACCTCTTTACAATCCAGAATTTTCAAAAAAAATACAACGTGCAGTTTTAAACCAAGTTGTATCAAATGGAATAGTCAAGGCTGAAATTGCTGAAAAAGAATTTAATGAATACTGGCAAAATTATGATTGGACTAGAATGGCTGACACATCTGCAATTTCAAACAAAAAAGACCAAGCTCCTTATTTCTCTGAATATATAAGGCAAAAAATACTAAAATATTTACCAGATGGCGCAAACATATATAAAGATGGGTACTCAATATATTCAACCCTTGATCTTGAAGCACAAAAATATGCAGATAAAGTTACAAACGACATGATTAATAAAGCAAGAACAATGCACAATTTAAATAGATCATCTGAAACAATAATCATTAATTCAGAAATTGTCCCTGTAGTAGATGCGATATCAGATTTATTGGGAATTAAAAATTTAAGAATAAATGGAAGACAATATAAAAAACTGAGAAAAAGAAAATTTTACGAAGACAATATTGATCTAATTGCAAGTTTTGGAGCTATACTTGGAATTGATAAAATAGATAAGGCGACAAAAGAATATATTATCAAAAATAAATTAACACCGAAACTTATTGCACAGCCTGAAGGAGCAATGATAGCAATAGATACAACAAGTGGAGCAATAAGAGCCATGGTTGGGGGAAGTGGACACACTAAAGACAATGAATTTAATCGAGCCACACAAGCAAAAGTTCAGCCTGGAAGTGCATTCAAAGCATTATATTTTGCAGCCGCAATTGATCTAAAAAAAATAACAGCTGCGACAATGTTTTCAGACTCTCCAGTAGCATTTCTAAATAAAAATGGAGAAGTTTATGCTCCGGGAAATTATGGCGGCAAATGGAGAGGCAACGTTTTAACGCGCCAAGCATTAGCTTTGTCCTTAAATATTCCGGCATTAAGAATATTAGACCGGCTAGGCTTTGACTCTGCAATTAGCTACTCCTCAAAACTACTAGGAATAACAGATCCAAAAGAAATAGAAAAAACGTTTCCAAAAGTTTATCCACTAGCGCTAGGTGTAATATCAGTTTCTCCAATCCAAATGGCAAGAGCCTTTGCAATTTTAGGAAATAGTGGTAGCGAAATCGAACCTTATGGGATAAGATACATTGAAGACAGAGCTGGAAGAATAATAACAAATGAAGAAGCAAGCATATTGGCTAAAATAAAAAACAAAGAACACCAAACTCAAATAGTATCTCCTCAAACCGCTTACATAATCACAGATATGATGAAATCAACAATTCAATACGGAACCCTAGCAAATCAAAGATATACAAATCTCAAAAATTTTAAATCAGACATTGCTGGAAAATCGGGAACAACACAAAATTGGGCAGACGGATGGGCAATAGGATACTCTCCTTATATAACAACAGCATTTTGGGTTGGATTTGACAAAAAAGGATATTCACTGGGAATATCTGGAACAGGAACAGGATTGGCAGGGCCTAGTTGGGGAGAATTTATGGCAGAATATCACAAAAACTTACCCAAAAAAGTTTTTGTAAAACCTGCAGGAATAATTAGCATCCCCGTACAAGCAGAAACGGGTCTACTACCGGAAGAAATTGCTGATGAAAAAATAATAAATGAACTATTTATTTCCGGCACCCAGCCAGTTGAAAAATCAAAATATTATGAAAATAAACAAGAATTTAAAAATACAATAGAATTTAACATATATGGAATTGATGAGATTAATAATAACGATGAAATAAATTTTGACACTCCTGAATTTGAATATCTTGATAATAATCTTGAAAGCTTTAATAACAATAGTAATAATGATAATAATCTTGAAAGCTTTAACAATAATAACAATGATCTTGAAAGCATTAATGATAATGAAGAAAATAAAAATGAAGATGAAATAGAAATGAACATTGAAGAACCCTTAAATGAAATAGAAAATAAAAATCCACAACAAGATCTAGTTAATAACAATAATAACCAGGAAATGCTTATTGAAAACACCAAAGAAATTAAAGACGAAGTCATTGTTAATGAAACAAACATAGAAACACAAAGCACAAAAGAATTAAATTCAAACAACAATGAAAATGAAAAAATTAACAACAAAGACGTCAACGGAGAAGATATCCAATTGGATTAA